One genomic segment of uncultured Desulfobacter sp. includes these proteins:
- a CDS encoding SurA N-terminal domain-containing protein, translated as MSSFANSWYAIKDVNGFPRGFSSSLALGALLLMAVGIAIVIGSGCTDQKKVEEKGCIIKSGTVEISRADFARELEVKQANYPYDIKNRPSEYNAMVLDLVSDLSDEAVLLAAAAAKGIDVDDKALDDAVADFKKDYPEDSFEQMLLERAIPYPVWKKRLKKDLVVRKLIMQDLVASQEIHPRDMIAFYDRFDGQADAQNNNNPKMMDEKDLVLKLRMEKSQQVFGEWLQGLQTGYPVHIDKLALSAFLINAERR; from the coding sequence ATGAGCAGCTTTGCAAATAGTTGGTATGCCATAAAAGACGTCAATGGATTTCCAAGGGGATTTTCAAGCTCTTTGGCTTTGGGGGCTTTATTGCTTATGGCCGTAGGTATTGCAATTGTCATTGGCTCCGGGTGTACGGATCAAAAAAAAGTCGAAGAAAAGGGCTGCATCATCAAATCCGGCACCGTGGAGATCAGCCGGGCCGATTTTGCCCGGGAACTGGAGGTCAAACAGGCCAACTATCCCTATGATATAAAAAACAGGCCCAGTGAATACAATGCCATGGTTCTGGATCTCGTTTCTGATCTGTCTGATGAGGCTGTGCTTCTGGCTGCGGCTGCAGCCAAAGGGATTGACGTCGATGACAAAGCGCTTGACGATGCCGTTGCCGACTTTAAGAAAGACTATCCCGAAGATAGCTTTGAACAGATGCTTCTTGAAAGAGCCATACCATATCCTGTCTGGAAAAAGAGGTTAAAAAAAGATTTGGTCGTCCGGAAATTAATCATGCAGGATCTGGTTGCGTCCCAGGAAATTCATCCCAGGGACATGATTGCCTTTTATGACCGCTTTGACGGACAGGCAGACGCCCAGAACAATAATAATCCAAAAATGATGGATGAAAAAGATTTGGTGCTCAAACTGCGGATGGAAAAAAGCCAGCAAGTCTTTGGAGAATGGCTGCAGGGTTTACAGACCGGTTATCCTGTGCATATCGATAAGCTGGCGTTAAGTGCCTTTTTAATAAACGCTGAAAGGCGATAA
- a CDS encoding SurA N-terminal domain-containing protein, producing MEKKRNIILIVFILGVFWVVSCFAQEVVDRIVAIVNDDIITLSQLDMAAAPYQQNIEASQESSARKKEMMAQMYPQVLNQLVENSLVIQEAKRMGITVDDTDVDNAVENFKREHNLDQERLELGLAAQGMTLEQYRERIREQILQSMIVSRAVRAKIVITDEEIKNYYDSHYQEFKGKKTYHLKNIIVRASTDLSTVQGKLENKVDFSQVAKDYSIGSNASSGGELGEFDISSFSDEIKKALEGVGKGQYTKPVDMGDAFQILYVADIISQGQGPVQKEVEKQIQDILYREYGEAQFKKWMENLKNSAHIKIML from the coding sequence ATGGAAAAAAAACGAAACATAATTTTGATAGTTTTTATACTTGGGGTTTTCTGGGTGGTAAGTTGCTTTGCCCAGGAGGTCGTTGACCGGATAGTCGCCATTGTAAATGATGATATTATCACCCTGTCCCAACTGGACATGGCAGCGGCCCCATACCAGCAAAATATTGAGGCATCCCAGGAGTCTTCGGCCCGGAAGAAAGAGATGATGGCGCAAATGTACCCCCAGGTTCTCAATCAACTGGTGGAAAACAGCCTGGTGATTCAGGAAGCGAAACGAATGGGCATTACCGTGGATGACACGGATGTGGACAATGCCGTGGAAAATTTTAAACGAGAACACAATCTTGACCAGGAAAGGTTGGAACTCGGCCTGGCCGCACAAGGCATGACCCTTGAGCAATACCGTGAAAGAATCAGGGAGCAGATTCTCCAGAGCATGATTGTTTCAAGGGCTGTCCGTGCCAAGATCGTTATCACGGATGAAGAGATAAAAAATTACTACGACAGCCATTATCAGGAATTCAAGGGCAAGAAAACATATCATTTGAAAAATATAATCGTAAGGGCTTCAACGGATCTTTCCACGGTCCAGGGAAAACTGGAAAATAAGGTTGATTTTTCACAAGTTGCCAAAGATTACTCAATCGGCTCCAATGCGTCTTCCGGCGGTGAGCTCGGTGAATTTGACATATCAAGCTTTAGCGATGAAATCAAAAAGGCGCTTGAGGGGGTTGGCAAGGGTCAATACACCAAGCCCGTTGATATGGGGGATGCTTTCCAGATTCTTTATGTGGCGGATATCATTTCACAGGGACAGGGCCCTGTCCAGAAAGAGGTTGAAAAACAGATCCAGGATATTCTGTACCGGGAATATGGGGAAGCCCAGTTCAAAAAGTGGATGGAAAATCTTAAAAACAGTGCACACATTAAAATAATGCTTTAA
- the mgtE gene encoding magnesium transporter encodes MQKEQILILENSIKRLLRRGANRQLLNIIKKTHMADLSIVFENLTPLNQEKLFNLLDNPEDIGLLFSHLSETTFVELVKIVDFDKLVTVFDHMPSDDAAELLGCLDEELSDKILSKMKKEESYNVEQIMSYDEDTAGSLMVKDYVALEEDVKAKEVIEALQNKYLDVEMPFYIYVIDNYGKLVGVSSLRQLVVESPDKPLKSFMATDIVSIKPYTDREVVARLVSRYDFLAIPVVDDDNRIIGIVTVDDVIDILHETATEDMLKMAGVGEDYVETQSILKGTRIRLPWLFASCLGGIANFFIIGRFESTLAQLTGLAAFLPIIMGMGGNIGTQSATIVVRGIATGRVNIQDFVKVISRELGVGFILGITYGALIAGVAKVSFMAESFSWALSVVVGCSILASMTVAAFVGTSVPLIFQRLNIDPAVATGPFVTTTVDLISVYCYFTITRMLLGF; translated from the coding sequence ATGCAAAAAGAACAAATTCTGATACTTGAGAACAGCATCAAAAGATTGTTGCGCCGGGGGGCCAACAGGCAACTGCTCAATATCATAAAAAAAACTCACATGGCAGACCTGTCCATTGTTTTTGAGAATCTGACCCCCCTTAACCAGGAAAAACTATTCAATCTGCTGGACAATCCCGAGGATATTGGTCTGCTGTTTTCGCACCTGTCCGAAACCACCTTTGTGGAGCTTGTCAAAATCGTAGATTTCGATAAGCTGGTGACGGTTTTCGACCACATGCCTTCGGATGATGCTGCCGAATTGCTCGGGTGTCTGGACGAGGAACTGTCCGACAAGATTCTGTCCAAAATGAAAAAGGAAGAATCGTACAATGTCGAGCAGATCATGAGCTATGATGAAGATACTGCCGGCAGCCTCATGGTCAAGGATTACGTGGCCCTGGAAGAAGACGTCAAAGCAAAGGAAGTGATCGAAGCACTGCAAAACAAGTATCTTGATGTTGAGATGCCCTTCTACATCTATGTGATAGATAACTATGGCAAGCTTGTGGGGGTCAGTTCCCTTCGCCAGCTGGTGGTGGAATCCCCTGATAAGCCACTTAAATCGTTTATGGCAACGGATATTGTATCGATTAAGCCTTATACGGACAGAGAAGTTGTGGCCCGTCTGGTTTCGCGGTATGATTTTTTGGCCATACCGGTTGTGGACGATGACAACCGGATCATTGGTATTGTTACCGTGGATGACGTCATTGATATTCTGCACGAAACCGCCACCGAAGATATGTTGAAAATGGCTGGTGTGGGTGAAGATTATGTTGAGACCCAGTCCATTCTTAAAGGTACCCGGATCCGGTTGCCCTGGCTGTTTGCCAGCTGCCTTGGCGGAATTGCAAACTTTTTTATCATCGGCCGGTTTGAGTCCACTTTGGCCCAGCTGACAGGGCTTGCCGCTTTTCTACCCATCATCATGGGCATGGGGGGCAACATCGGTACCCAGAGCGCCACCATTGTGGTCCGGGGGATTGCCACGGGCCGGGTAAATATTCAGGATTTTGTCAAGGTCATTTCCAGGGAACTTGGCGTGGGATTTATCCTAGGTATAACCTATGGCGCTTTGATTGCGGGTGTGGCCAAGGTCAGCTTTATGGCTGAATCCTTTTCCTGGGCATTGTCTGTGGTCGTTGGATGCTCAATTTTGGCTTCCATGACTGTAGCTGCTTTTGTGGGAACCTCGGTACCTTTGATTTTCCAGCGGCTTAATATTGATCCGGCCGTGGCCACAGGTCCCTTTGTCACCACCACCGTGGACCTTATCAGCGTTTACTGCTACTTTACGATTACAAGAATGCTACTTGGCTTTTGA
- the recO gene encoding DNA repair protein RecO, with product MAFDNNMGDFSTDAILLRKIEYGDHDLIITFLTRDKGKICVMAKNAKKSVRRFSGAMDLFSVNHIQCVFPKKNKDAMINLCQTVLENGFSHIRYDVVNTAYASYWTEIVTQWLEEGKAQPDIFELLYTALEMVDEGFIRTEVISLLFQIRFMRLSGFSPGLDQCEACRTSIEGVDSARLWFDFKAGRVVCPKCKGSISPVQEPAGPFGAGSRGCWVSKGTLKQLSWINTVAMARADRIKFSPAAIQEGQTLLESFIPFHIGRNFNSLKFLHKMRSEL from the coding sequence TTGGCTTTTGACAACAATATGGGCGATTTCAGCACGGACGCCATACTGCTTCGCAAGATTGAATATGGGGACCATGATCTGATCATTACCTTTTTGACCCGGGACAAAGGAAAGATCTGTGTGATGGCAAAAAACGCAAAAAAGAGCGTGCGCAGGTTTTCTGGTGCCATGGACCTGTTCTCGGTTAATCATATCCAGTGCGTCTTTCCCAAAAAAAACAAGGACGCCATGATTAATCTGTGCCAGACGGTCCTTGAAAACGGGTTTTCCCATATCCGGTATGATGTGGTGAATACAGCCTATGCCTCCTACTGGACGGAAATTGTCACCCAGTGGCTGGAGGAAGGCAAGGCCCAGCCCGATATTTTTGAATTGCTTTACACTGCCCTTGAAATGGTGGATGAAGGCTTTATCCGCACCGAAGTGATCAGTCTGCTGTTTCAAATCCGGTTTATGCGGTTGTCCGGGTTTTCTCCGGGCCTTGATCAGTGCGAGGCCTGTCGTACAAGTATAGAAGGTGTTGATTCGGCCAGGCTCTGGTTTGATTTTAAAGCGGGTCGGGTTGTTTGTCCAAAGTGCAAAGGCAGTATAAGCCCGGTGCAGGAACCTGCCGGCCCTTTCGGTGCCGGTTCCCGGGGCTGCTGGGTGTCCAAGGGTACCCTGAAGCAATTGTCCTGGATTAATACCGTGGCGATGGCACGGGCAGACCGTATCAAATTTTCTCCAGCTGCCATCCAGGAGGGCCAAACTCTGCTTGAATCCTTTATCCCCTTTCATATTGGACGAAATTTCAATAGCTTGAAATTTTTACATAAAATGAGATCTGAACTATGA
- a CDS encoding galactokinase encodes MNLAPILKKKKIHVSVPCRVDFGGTLDIPTFYLPLAGLKPATLNLALDMRTHVYLSSGEPGRIKISSKGFDTIDRSRDDKGWDGPMGLMFAVFQYFNAHGVHLHIESESPVRSALGGSSCAAVGIIAAVYTALEKQVDPEHITWLAHYLEGAVAGVLCGVQDQAAAAFGGVNLWEWTFGDKSPEFLRCPVFDSHEKMEKLNRHLLVAYCGIPHESSDVNARWVNDFKSGRGYDAFECIIGLTRQFTSALSTFSFKEAAQLMNRETAIRCDMTPDVLDNTGIKLWESAKAEGCGARFTGAGGGGCLWAIGEEIDINKLKAQWEKILDPIDGAMVLDTAIDPMGIFVH; translated from the coding sequence ATGAATCTTGCACCAATACTTAAAAAAAAAAAGATACACGTTTCCGTGCCTTGCCGGGTTGATTTCGGCGGCACCCTGGATATTCCCACTTTTTATCTGCCCCTGGCGGGCCTTAAACCGGCGACCCTGAACCTGGCCCTGGATATGCGCACCCATGTCTATCTATCGTCGGGGGAGCCAGGACGGATTAAAATTTCTTCCAAGGGCTTTGACACCATTGATCGCAGCCGGGATGACAAAGGATGGGACGGCCCCATGGGGCTGATGTTTGCCGTTTTTCAATATTTTAATGCCCATGGGGTGCATCTACACATTGAATCGGAATCTCCTGTTCGAAGTGCCCTTGGCGGGTCATCCTGTGCCGCCGTGGGTATTATTGCTGCCGTTTATACCGCTTTGGAAAAACAGGTCGATCCCGAGCATATTACCTGGCTGGCCCATTATCTGGAAGGGGCCGTGGCAGGGGTGCTGTGCGGGGTCCAGGACCAGGCGGCTGCAGCGTTTGGCGGTGTGAACCTGTGGGAATGGACATTTGGGGACAAAAGTCCTGAGTTTTTGCGCTGCCCGGTGTTTGATTCACATGAAAAAATGGAAAAATTGAACCGGCATCTCCTTGTGGCCTATTGCGGCATTCCCCATGAGTCCAGTGATGTCAACGCCCGGTGGGTGAATGACTTTAAATCAGGCCGGGGCTATGACGCATTTGAATGCATCATCGGCCTTACACGGCAATTTACCAGTGCTTTAAGCACTTTTTCCTTTAAAGAGGCAGCACAGCTGATGAACCGGGAAACCGCTATTCGTTGCGACATGACCCCGGATGTACTGGACAATACCGGTATAAAGCTGTGGGAATCTGCAAAGGCAGAAGGCTGTGGGGCCAGATTCACAGGTGCCGGTGGCGGTGGCTGTCTTTGGGCGATTGGGGAAGAAATAGATATTAATAAACTAAAAGCACAGTGGGAGAAAATTCTTGATCCCATTGACGGGGCAATGGTACTGGATACGGCCATAGACCCTATGGGAATTTTTGTACATTAA
- a CDS encoding nucleoside phosphorylase — protein MSYPTWSDLNSPSIVPPLGTREAKGVGPAALMVSADPDMALIRQGFGKWQSRAFFNSTLLVKEDDPLGISVAGPYIGAPYGVMLLESLIAKGARTVIVLGWCGGLSPDFSPGDLVVVKTALADEGTSRHYMDLRGNLPAVNADTRLTAKIADALGTAGLDVHAAATIWTTDAIYRETPEKVAWYKQKGACAVEMECSALFAAAAFRKIPIAALLVVSDSLARADGAWDPGFYKKRFKTMRKQACGVAMALTGKLAYGF, from the coding sequence ATGAGCTATCCGACATGGTCGGACCTGAATAGCCCTTCAATTGTTCCGCCGTTAGGGACAAGAGAAGCAAAGGGCGTGGGGCCTGCTGCGTTGATGGTCAGCGCGGATCCAGACATGGCTTTGATCCGCCAGGGGTTCGGCAAGTGGCAGTCCCGCGCTTTTTTTAACAGCACCCTGCTGGTCAAAGAAGATGATCCTTTGGGGATAAGTGTGGCAGGGCCCTACATCGGGGCGCCCTATGGGGTGATGCTCCTGGAGTCATTGATTGCAAAGGGAGCCCGGACCGTTATTGTCCTTGGCTGGTGTGGCGGCCTTTCCCCGGATTTTTCCCCGGGTGATTTGGTGGTGGTGAAAACTGCCCTGGCGGATGAGGGCACATCCCGGCATTATATGGATCTGCGTGGTAATCTGCCGGCGGTCAATGCCGATACGCGTCTGACTGCAAAAATTGCGGATGCCCTTGGGACGGCTGGGCTCGATGTCCACGCCGCCGCTACTATCTGGACCACGGATGCTATTTACAGGGAAACCCCTGAAAAGGTGGCCTGGTACAAGCAAAAAGGGGCTTGTGCCGTGGAGATGGAGTGCTCGGCTCTGTTTGCGGCAGCCGCTTTCAGAAAAATTCCCATTGCTGCGTTGCTTGTGGTATCCGACAGCCTTGCTCGGGCAGACGGTGCCTGGGATCCTGGCTTTTATAAAAAAAGGTTTAAAACTATGCGTAAACAGGCCTGTGGCGTTGCCATGGCATTGACAGGAAAACTTGCCTATGGATTTTGA
- the ligA gene encoding NAD-dependent DNA ligase LigA — MDFDACQIEAQKLRRELTEHSYRYHVLDDPVIDDQTYDMMLRKLIEIETRYPELVTEDSPTRRIGAPPLTAFDTASHSVPMLSLDNAFNDQEILDFHARCLKLSGADALTYTAEPKLDGVAVELTYENGVLVLATTRGDGYTGEVITENIRTIKSVPLRLMDNKISVPDFIEVRGEVIIQHKDFEKLNQRRLDTGESVFANPRNAAAGSLRQLDSKITAQRPLTIFVYGVGVVRGLSFSTQALMLECLSDLGFPLSPLIKKGISIRQVLENFKHLESLRSELAYDIDGMVIKVDDILIQQALGEKIKSPRWAIAYKFPAMEKTSKILDITVQVGRTGTLTPVADLVPVNIGGVTVSRATLHNADEIKRKDIRINDTALITRAGDVIPKVVKIIPAARTGEERVFSMPETCPVCGSRVRRLKGEAAVKCINAMCSAQIKERIRHFVSKKALDVDGLGKKLVEQLVDEKLVSSFADLFRLDRDSLAGLERMGLKSADNIINAIVQSKTVSFSRFIFALGIDHTGEHAARLLAQKFADLDALMAADTQSISTIHGMGETTAAAVTGFFTIEENIRTVKDLLDAGVAITNDLYGDADEKDNAVSGKIIVLTGSFETLTRNQAKAKLLALGAKVTGSVSKKTDIVIAGSKAGSKLTKAEEFGITVWDEAKLLELIGDGN; from the coding sequence ATGGATTTTGATGCATGTCAAATTGAGGCGCAAAAATTGCGCCGGGAACTGACAGAACACAGTTACCGCTATCATGTTCTGGATGACCCTGTTATTGACGACCAGACCTATGACATGATGCTGCGGAAGCTCATTGAGATTGAAACCCGCTACCCTGAGCTTGTCACTGAGGATTCCCCCACCCGGCGCATCGGTGCCCCGCCCTTAACCGCCTTTGACACGGCCTCTCATTCGGTTCCCATGCTTAGTCTGGACAATGCCTTTAATGATCAGGAAATCTTGGATTTTCATGCCCGGTGTCTGAAACTTTCCGGCGCTGATGCCCTGACCTATACGGCAGAGCCCAAGCTGGACGGCGTGGCTGTGGAATTGACCTATGAAAACGGGGTGCTGGTCCTGGCCACCACCCGGGGGGACGGATACACCGGCGAGGTGATCACGGAAAATATCAGGACCATCAAATCCGTGCCCTTGCGCCTGATGGACAATAAAATATCTGTACCGGATTTCATCGAAGTGCGCGGTGAGGTGATTATCCAGCATAAAGATTTTGAAAAGCTCAACCAGCGCCGCCTGGATACAGGAGAATCGGTTTTTGCCAATCCCCGCAATGCCGCCGCAGGGTCCCTGCGCCAACTGGATTCTAAGATAACCGCCCAGCGGCCTTTGACCATATTTGTTTATGGTGTGGGTGTGGTGCGCGGTCTTTCTTTTTCCACCCAGGCTTTAATGCTTGAATGCCTTTCTGATCTGGGATTTCCGTTGAGTCCGCTTATCAAAAAAGGCATTTCTATCCGGCAGGTGCTGGAAAATTTCAAGCATCTGGAAAGCCTTCGTTCGGAACTGGCCTATGACATTGACGGCATGGTGATCAAGGTGGATGATATTTTAATCCAGCAGGCCCTGGGCGAAAAAATAAAAAGTCCCAGGTGGGCCATTGCCTATAAATTTCCGGCCATGGAGAAGACCAGCAAAATATTGGATATCACCGTCCAGGTAGGCCGCACCGGAACCCTGACCCCTGTTGCGGATCTTGTGCCGGTGAACATCGGCGGTGTCACGGTTTCCAGGGCCACCCTGCACAATGCCGATGAGATTAAACGAAAAGATATCCGCATCAATGATACGGCATTGATCACACGGGCAGGGGACGTGATCCCCAAAGTGGTGAAAATTATTCCTGCCGCCCGGACCGGGGAAGAGCGGGTGTTTTCCATGCCCGAGACCTGTCCGGTATGCGGTTCCAGGGTAAGACGTCTTAAAGGGGAAGCGGCTGTTAAATGTATCAATGCCATGTGCAGCGCCCAGATCAAGGAGCGAATCCGCCATTTTGTATCCAAAAAAGCGCTTGACGTGGACGGGCTTGGTAAAAAACTGGTGGAGCAGCTGGTGGACGAAAAACTTGTAAGCTCTTTTGCTGATCTTTTTCGTTTGGACCGGGACTCCCTGGCAGGGCTTGAACGTATGGGTTTGAAATCTGCCGATAATATCATTAATGCCATTGTGCAATCCAAAACGGTTTCCTTTTCACGGTTTATCTTTGCTTTGGGCATTGATCACACAGGCGAGCATGCAGCCCGGCTTTTAGCTCAAAAGTTTGCGGATCTTGACGCATTGATGGCCGCAGATACACAGAGCATCAGCACCATCCACGGCATGGGAGAGACTACAGCCGCGGCTGTGACCGGATTTTTCACCATCGAAGAAAACATTAGGACGGTGAAAGATTTACTTGATGCAGGCGTAGCCATTACCAATGATCTGTACGGTGACGCAGATGAAAAGGATAACGCGGTCAGCGGCAAAATCATTGTGCTGACCGGCAGTTTTGAAACGCTGACAAGAAATCAGGCCAAGGCCAAGCTTCTGGCTTTGGGTGCCAAGGTGACAGGTTCGGTATCAAAGAAAACTGATATCGTTATTGCCGGTAGTAAGGCCGGCTCCAAACTGACCAAAGCCGAAGAATTTGGCATCACTGTTTGGGATGAAGCCAAGCTTCTGGAATTGATTGGTGACGGGAATTAA
- a CDS encoding aldehyde ferredoxin oxidoreductase C-terminal domain-containing protein, with protein MSRILRINTREKTYSFETPAEEIAGLGGRALTSKMILNEVPATSHPLSKYNKLVFAPGLLSGSPAANSGRLSVGGKSPLTGGIKESNSGGLVSQKLARLGIKALVLEDKPEDDGFSMIVIKKDSVEFLAADEYVGVCNGDMITKLWERFGKRVATASIGVAGEQRLTSASIQFADPKGHPGRAAGRGGLGAVMGSKKIKAIVVDDKGTDRVPLHDPEAFKAVNKEWVKLLTSHPVSGQGLPAYGTAILVNVINEAGAMPTQNFRTGRFEHAQDISGETMAANIEKRGGVAAEGCHPGCVIKCSQIYNDKDNNYLTSGFEYETVWAFGSHCLIKDLDDIAMMDRLCDDFGIDTIDTGVAMGIAMEAGIIPWGDGKAAIELLKKVGTGDPMGKIIGNGAAFTGQALGIDRVPVVKRQALPAYDPRAVKAVGVTYATSTMGADHTAGYGVCQNILGVGGSIDPLKKDNNVETSKTLQIATAAIDAAGLCLFVAFPILDNPEGLQMVVDMINAKDGLSLVVDDVVNLGISILKDELEFNRRAGFTPKDDQLPDMFKEEVAPHNVTWDFTNEELAEAVKF; from the coding sequence ATGTCAAGAATTTTAAGAATAAACACCAGGGAAAAAACTTACTCATTTGAAACACCGGCCGAAGAGATTGCAGGGCTTGGCGGACGGGCCCTGACGTCGAAAATGATTTTAAATGAAGTCCCTGCCACATCCCACCCTTTAAGCAAGTATAACAAACTGGTCTTTGCACCGGGGTTGTTATCAGGCTCTCCTGCTGCCAACTCAGGGCGGCTTTCCGTGGGCGGAAAATCTCCGTTGACCGGTGGTATTAAAGAGAGCAACAGCGGCGGCCTTGTTTCCCAGAAACTGGCGCGGCTCGGGATTAAAGCCCTGGTTTTGGAAGATAAACCTGAAGACGACGGGTTTTCCATGATCGTTATTAAAAAAGACAGTGTCGAGTTCCTTGCCGCAGACGAATACGTGGGCGTATGCAACGGAGATATGATCACAAAGCTCTGGGAACGGTTTGGAAAACGTGTGGCCACCGCAAGTATCGGGGTTGCCGGAGAACAGCGCCTGACATCCGCATCCATCCAGTTTGCCGATCCCAAGGGACATCCTGGCCGGGCAGCTGGTCGCGGCGGTCTTGGGGCGGTAATGGGTTCAAAGAAGATTAAAGCCATTGTCGTGGATGACAAAGGCACGGACCGTGTGCCTCTCCATGATCCCGAAGCCTTTAAGGCAGTCAATAAAGAATGGGTGAAACTGCTCACGTCTCATCCGGTTTCAGGACAGGGTCTGCCTGCCTACGGTACCGCCATTCTGGTCAATGTCATCAATGAAGCCGGTGCCATGCCAACCCAGAATTTCAGGACCGGACGTTTTGAGCACGCCCAGGACATCAGTGGCGAGACCATGGCAGCCAACATCGAAAAACGCGGTGGAGTTGCGGCTGAAGGCTGTCATCCGGGCTGTGTGATCAAATGTTCTCAGATTTACAATGACAAGGATAACAACTACCTCACCTCGGGGTTTGAATATGAGACCGTCTGGGCATTTGGTTCCCACTGCTTGATTAAGGATCTGGATGATATTGCCATGATGGACAGATTGTGTGACGATTTTGGCATTGATACTATTGATACAGGTGTGGCCATGGGCATTGCCATGGAAGCCGGTATTATCCCCTGGGGAGACGGTAAAGCGGCCATAGAACTGCTTAAAAAAGTAGGCACAGGCGATCCCATGGGCAAAATCATCGGCAACGGTGCCGCCTTCACCGGTCAGGCCCTGGGTATTGACCGGGTGCCGGTGGTAAAACGCCAGGCCCTGCCGGCCTATGACCCAAGGGCGGTCAAAGCTGTGGGTGTTACATATGCTACATCCACTATGGGCGCAGATCATACTGCAGGATACGGTGTGTGCCAGAATATTTTAGGTGTGGGCGGTTCCATTGATCCGTTGAAAAAGGACAATAACGTGGAAACCTCCAAGACGCTTCAGATCGCCACCGCAGCTATTGATGCTGCCGGACTGTGTCTGTTTGTGGCCTTTCCGATACTTGACAATCCAGAAGGTCTGCAGATGGTTGTGGATATGATCAATGCAAAAGATGGCCTAAGTCTTGTGGTTGATGATGTGGTAAACCTCGGTATTTCCATTCTGAAAGACGAACTGGAATTTAATCGCCGGGCCGGTTTTACGCCCAAGGATGACCAACTGCCTGATATGTTCAAGGAAGAGGTTGCACCGCACAACGTCACCTGGGATTTCACAAATGAGGAACTGGCTGAAGCCGTGAAATTCTAA
- a CDS encoding MoaD/ThiS family protein, with amino-acid sequence MGSVLFNAFSFLQKKLKAQNIPYVDAVLDLNDGQCVQDILDSLGIEPKDIEGVFVNGKIAPLDTLLHDGDRIAALPPGTPGPYRLLLGLVSSPNKESDKKSDKKTDNMK; translated from the coding sequence ATGGGTTCTGTACTATTCAATGCGTTTTCATTTCTACAGAAAAAACTCAAAGCGCAAAATATTCCTTATGTAGATGCTGTCCTTGATTTAAATGATGGTCAATGTGTACAGGATATTTTAGACAGTCTGGGAATCGAGCCCAAGGATATTGAAGGAGTTTTTGTTAACGGGAAGATCGCACCCCTTGACACCTTGCTTCATGACGGGGACCGGATTGCGGCTTTGCCGCCCGGCACCCCCGGACCATACCGGCTTCTCTTGGGCCTTGTCTCTTCCCCAAACAAAGAGTCGGATAAAAAATCAGACAAAAAAACGGACAACATGAAATGA
- a CDS encoding MoaD/ThiS family protein, which produces MKIEIRLFATLASYAGHGDMDSDGCLIFDGPATIRDAVQRLGVPEQEIKLVFLNGVGASMDSSLKDKDRVGIFPPIGGG; this is translated from the coding sequence ATGAAAATCGAAATCAGACTTTTTGCCACCCTTGCCTCCTATGCTGGCCATGGGGATATGGATTCTGACGGTTGTCTCATTTTTGATGGCCCTGCCACGATACGGGATGCGGTTCAGCGTTTAGGTGTCCCTGAACAGGAAATCAAACTGGTGTTTCTAAATGGGGTTGGCGCGTCTATGGATTCTTCTCTCAAAGACAAAGATCGTGTTGGGATTTTTCCCCCCATTGGGGGCGGATGA